In a genomic window of Temperatibacter marinus:
- the argS gene encoding arginine--tRNA ligase produces MNIYTNIREQLNAVLADLGAEGALPADLDTKNVAIEPPRDSSHGDIALNAALVLSKQARMKPRDIAGLLAEKLEALAFVSAVDVAGPGFINMTLSPSYWQAIVRHVIADGTSFGDSETGAGEKVNVEYVSANPTGPMHVGHVRGAVFGDALANLLTKAGFDVSKEYYINDAGNQIDILAESVYLRYREAHGEVIEIPEGLYPGAYLKEAAQTLMERHGDRFMKASKEEWLPVMRLEGTELMMDLIRSDLAALGVEHDVFFSEKTLHSSGRIADAIAVLRERGYIYEGVLEPPKGKKPEDWEAREQTLFKAEQFGDDVDRPIQKSNGDYTYFAADIAYHYDKYIRGFKKMINVWGADHGGYIKRMEAAINAMADDGSLDVRLCQLVKLFRDGEPVKMSKRAGTFITLREVVDEVGKDVTRFIMLTRKNDAPLDFDYAKVLEQSKDNPVFYVQYAHARVNSLQKKAVASHGDLDLAGADVGSLTHEAEIGLMKQMAAWPRMVESAATAHEPHRIAFYLYDLASSFHSYYNLGNSNPELRLVLEADKEKTLSRMALARSVATVIASGLYVLGVTPVEEM; encoded by the coding sequence ATGAATATTTATACCAACATTCGCGAACAGTTGAATGCTGTGCTTGCTGATCTTGGCGCCGAGGGAGCGCTGCCCGCTGATCTGGATACAAAAAATGTAGCCATTGAGCCCCCTCGTGACAGTAGTCACGGTGATATTGCACTCAATGCGGCTTTAGTTTTGTCAAAACAGGCACGCATGAAGCCACGTGATATTGCAGGGTTGCTCGCTGAGAAACTAGAAGCTTTGGCCTTTGTTTCTGCTGTTGATGTCGCCGGCCCTGGGTTCATTAATATGACTTTGTCGCCTTCATATTGGCAGGCAATTGTTCGTCACGTGATTGCAGATGGCACATCCTTTGGAGATAGCGAAACTGGAGCAGGTGAAAAAGTTAATGTCGAATATGTGTCGGCCAACCCAACAGGGCCCATGCATGTGGGTCATGTAAGAGGCGCTGTTTTTGGTGATGCACTTGCCAATTTGCTCACTAAGGCTGGATTTGACGTTAGTAAAGAATACTATATTAACGATGCTGGTAATCAGATTGATATTCTTGCTGAATCTGTCTATTTGAGATACCGAGAAGCCCACGGGGAAGTCATTGAAATACCAGAGGGGTTATATCCTGGCGCTTACCTAAAAGAAGCTGCTCAAACATTAATGGAACGCCACGGCGATCGGTTCATGAAGGCTTCAAAAGAAGAATGGCTGCCTGTGATGCGGCTTGAGGGCACAGAGCTGATGATGGATTTAATTCGATCAGACCTAGCGGCCCTCGGTGTTGAGCATGATGTTTTTTTTAGTGAAAAAACTTTGCATTCGAGTGGTCGGATAGCAGATGCAATTGCTGTTCTGCGTGAGCGTGGTTATATTTATGAAGGGGTTCTTGAGCCCCCAAAAGGGAAAAAACCGGAAGACTGGGAAGCAAGAGAGCAAACACTTTTTAAAGCTGAGCAGTTTGGGGATGATGTTGACCGCCCTATCCAAAAGTCAAATGGAGACTATACCTATTTCGCAGCGGATATCGCTTATCACTACGATAAATATATTCGTGGCTTTAAGAAGATGATCAATGTCTGGGGCGCGGATCACGGCGGGTACATTAAGCGAATGGAAGCAGCGATCAATGCCATGGCCGATGATGGCTCTCTTGATGTCCGCCTTTGCCAATTGGTGAAATTGTTTCGGGACGGTGAGCCAGTTAAAATGTCCAAACGTGCTGGAACATTCATAACCCTGCGTGAAGTTGTTGATGAAGTTGGAAAAGATGTAACGCGCTTCATTATGCTGACGCGTAAAAATGATGCGCCGCTAGATTTTGATTATGCTAAAGTCCTAGAGCAATCAAAAGACAATCCTGTTTTTTATGTTCAATATGCTCACGCAAGAGTGAATTCGTTGCAGAAGAAAGCCGTTGCGTCGCATGGTGATCTTGATTTGGCGGGTGCTGATGTGGGCTCTCTGACGCATGAGGCTGAAATCGGCTTGATGAAACAAATGGCTGCCTGGCCGAGAATGGTTGAAAGCGCCGCTACGGCTCATGAGCCCCATAGAATTGCTTTTTATCTCTATGATCTAGCATCTAGCTTTCATAGTTACTATAATCTTGGGAATAGTAACCCTGAACTGCGGTTGGTCCTGGAGGCAGATAAAGAGAAAACGCTGTCTAGAATGGCTTTAGCGCGGTCTGTTGCGACTGTTATAGCGAGTGGCCTTTATGTATTAGGGGTGACACCTGTAGAGGAAATGTGA
- a CDS encoding deoxyguanosinetriphosphate triphosphohydrolase, producing the protein MTDEKVDFNEISYEDILAPYACTGAHSRGRLKAEPEVASRSCYQRDRDRIIHSSAFRRLKHKTQVFVYHEGDHFRTRLTHSLEVAQISRSICRSLHLNEDLGEALALAHDLGHPPFGHAGEAVINDCMKNYGGFDHNAQAIRLVTRLEQRYAAFEGLNLTWETLEGMAKHNGPLIDGPMKGTKEISDLPFGVSDYVQEHDLLLHTYPAAEAQIAALADDIAYSSHDLDDGLRADLFDVDELKSIPIVAQLIDEVRWTYKEASKTVFIHELVRRLINRLVNDLMIETRRRLGELNPQRPDDIRFAGKPIVAFSPEMQKAVVSLKKFLKNRMYNHYLVNRMASKAKRVVSDLFELYISEPECLPTEWSDRATRPNTAETARVVADFIAGMTDRYAFREHAKLFDLSRVTL; encoded by the coding sequence ATGACTGATGAGAAGGTCGATTTTAATGAGATTTCTTACGAAGATATATTAGCGCCATATGCCTGCACAGGCGCGCATAGTCGCGGTAGACTTAAGGCAGAGCCTGAAGTTGCATCGCGGAGTTGCTACCAGAGAGATCGTGATCGGATCATTCATTCCAGTGCCTTTCGCCGCTTGAAACATAAAACTCAAGTCTTTGTTTACCATGAAGGGGATCATTTTAGAACACGCCTGACTCATTCGTTAGAGGTCGCTCAAATTAGCCGGTCTATCTGTCGCTCATTACACTTGAATGAAGATTTAGGAGAGGCGTTAGCATTGGCCCATGACTTGGGGCATCCTCCTTTTGGTCATGCAGGCGAAGCTGTTATTAATGACTGCATGAAGAATTATGGTGGATTTGATCATAATGCACAGGCGATTCGTCTGGTGACACGTCTTGAGCAACGCTATGCGGCATTTGAAGGGTTAAACCTGACATGGGAAACTTTAGAGGGGATGGCCAAGCATAACGGCCCTCTGATCGACGGCCCTATGAAGGGGACGAAGGAAATTTCTGATTTGCCTTTCGGGGTAAGCGATTACGTACAAGAGCATGATTTGTTGTTGCATACCTATCCGGCAGCAGAAGCGCAAATCGCTGCCCTTGCTGATGATATTGCCTATTCAAGTCATGATTTGGATGATGGTTTACGGGCGGATCTATTTGACGTGGACGAGCTTAAATCTATTCCTATTGTTGCTCAACTTATCGATGAAGTGCGCTGGACCTATAAAGAGGCCTCAAAAACCGTCTTTATTCACGAGCTTGTACGCCGATTAATTAATCGATTGGTGAATGACTTGATGATTGAAACGCGTCGTCGCCTTGGTGAATTGAATCCACAAAGACCTGATGATATCCGTTTTGCTGGGAAGCCAATCGTTGCCTTTTCACCGGAAATGCAGAAAGCCGTTGTCTCCCTGAAAAAATTCTTAAAAAATAGAATGTATAACCATTACTTAGTCAATAGGATGGCCAGTAAGGCAAAAAGGGTTGTGAGTGACCTATTTGAGCTGTATATCAGCGAGCCAGAGTGTTTGCCTACGGAATGGTCAGATCGCGCAACCCGTCCTAATACAGCGGAAACTGCCCGTGTTGTTGCTGATTTCATTGCGGGGATGACGGATCGTTATGCTTTCCGTGAGCATGCTAAGTTGTTTGATTTATCAAGGGTAACCTTATAG
- the erpA gene encoding iron-sulfur cluster insertion protein ErpA gives MKTQENSAAPVPVTLSETAASRVGQLIEMQGNPNLKLRLTVSGGGCSGFQYGFDLTEKGEDDDIIVERNGVTMLVDSMSLLYVTGSEVDYVTDLVGSSFQVTNPNAQSNCGCGSSFAI, from the coding sequence ATGAAGACGCAAGAAAATTCAGCTGCCCCTGTCCCGGTAACGTTAAGTGAAACAGCAGCATCTCGCGTGGGTCAGCTCATAGAGATGCAAGGCAATCCAAACCTGAAACTTAGACTGACAGTCTCAGGCGGTGGATGTAGTGGATTCCAATATGGATTTGACCTCACTGAAAAGGGCGAGGACGACGATATTATTGTAGAACGAAACGGTGTCACGATGCTGGTTGACAGTATGAGCCTGCTATACGTAACAGGTTCAGAGGTTGATTATGTCACTGACCTGGTCGGCAGCAGCTTTCAAGTCACCAACCCGAATGCCCAAAGCAATTGTGGATGCGGCTCGTCTTTTGCCATTTAA
- a CDS encoding exodeoxyribonuclease III, whose amino-acid sequence MKIATFNINGIKARLPRLLEWLEEFSPDVVCLQEIKSICENFPRSEIEALGYIVETNGMKAFNGVALLSKYPMENILKGLPGMTWGPEKDGEPTIEQARYLEATIQGVRISTIYLPNGNPQPGPKFTYKLEWMDKLIDHARGLLRTEMPVVLAGDYNIIPHDIDCYNPAGWVDDALTQPESRARFRSLLNLGYMDALRQIKAEGPAYTYWDYQRGAWPKDNGIRIDHLLLSAQAADRLKDCQVDRIPRGKEKASDHTPIWIELS is encoded by the coding sequence ATGAAGATTGCGACATTTAATATCAATGGAATCAAAGCTCGCCTACCCCGCCTCTTAGAATGGTTGGAAGAATTTTCCCCAGATGTTGTCTGCCTTCAAGAAATCAAGAGTATTTGTGAGAATTTTCCGCGTTCGGAAATTGAAGCCTTAGGCTATATCGTGGAAACAAACGGTATGAAAGCCTTTAACGGGGTTGCTCTTCTATCAAAGTATCCTATGGAAAACATTCTTAAAGGCTTGCCCGGCATGACTTGGGGGCCTGAAAAAGACGGCGAGCCCACTATTGAACAAGCACGCTACCTTGAAGCCACAATACAGGGTGTCCGCATTTCAACGATATACTTACCAAACGGAAATCCTCAGCCCGGGCCAAAGTTCACCTACAAGCTGGAATGGATGGATAAATTGATCGACCATGCGCGTGGTTTATTAAGAACAGAGATGCCTGTTGTATTGGCAGGGGATTACAACATCATTCCACATGATATTGATTGCTATAATCCCGCTGGCTGGGTCGATGATGCCCTTACCCAACCTGAAAGCAGGGCTCGCTTTCGCTCACTACTCAATCTGGGATATATGGACGCCTTGCGCCAGATAAAAGCTGAAGGGCCGGCCTATACATATTGGGATTACCAACGAGGTGCATGGCCAAAGGATAATGGCATCAGAATTGACCATCTTCTTCTTTCCGCACAAGCAGCAGATCGATTAAAAGACTGTCAGGTTGATCGCATACCGCGGGGCAAAGAAAAGGCCTCAGACCATACACCAATTTGGATCGAATTATCATAG
- a CDS encoding serine hydrolase domain-containing protein: MAGKIGKLSLGLIIILGVIWVAIGPDWRAFVANPPLNKDVLFWTEKQRDIGFRMIDRIDFIVKSRVIKAGTKTMALNAGKPLPSGLDVEAYMKANSVSGLVVLQDGQLRLEKYGLDFSSDGRWTSFSVAKSLTSTLVGAAIKDGYIKSLDANVADYIEGLKGSAYDGVTIEQLLTMSSGVAWNEDYSDPKSDVAQYGLHVPDDGFNPIVSYMRKLPRAHPAGDVWNYSSGETNMIGILVTEATGKILSDYASEKIWAVYGMEADATWLLDGEGEEISGCCIQASTRDFARLGQFIMDGAKVEGQSIVPEDWMSLATQRHFDLNGRSYGYGYQWWIYENGAFGARGIFGQSIYIDPKRNLVIATNSNWDDARGSSKGQNARRDAFHQSVVDLIDAESHKESSD, encoded by the coding sequence ATGGCTGGTAAAATTGGCAAGCTTTCACTGGGTTTAATTATCATTCTTGGGGTGATCTGGGTCGCGATAGGGCCCGACTGGCGCGCCTTTGTTGCTAATCCTCCATTGAATAAAGACGTTTTATTTTGGACTGAGAAGCAGCGCGATATTGGGTTTCGAATGATCGACCGTATTGACTTTATTGTTAAATCGAGAGTGATCAAAGCTGGTACGAAGACGATGGCATTGAATGCAGGGAAGCCTCTTCCTAGTGGGTTAGATGTAGAGGCCTATATGAAGGCCAATTCAGTCTCAGGCCTCGTTGTACTGCAGGACGGTCAACTGAGGCTTGAAAAATATGGTCTAGATTTTTCAAGCGACGGGCGCTGGACAAGCTTTTCTGTGGCAAAGTCATTGACGTCAACTCTAGTTGGAGCCGCAATCAAGGATGGATATATCAAAAGTCTTGATGCCAATGTTGCAGACTATATTGAAGGTTTGAAGGGCTCTGCCTATGACGGGGTGACTATAGAACAGCTTCTAACCATGTCATCAGGGGTCGCTTGGAATGAAGATTACAGCGATCCAAAATCGGATGTGGCTCAGTACGGCTTGCACGTGCCCGACGATGGATTTAACCCCATTGTGAGCTATATGCGGAAATTACCCCGCGCTCACCCTGCTGGAGACGTGTGGAATTATTCCTCGGGCGAAACCAATATGATTGGTATTCTTGTGACAGAAGCAACAGGTAAAATTCTATCTGACTATGCCTCCGAAAAAATATGGGCTGTTTACGGTATGGAAGCGGACGCCACATGGCTGTTGGACGGCGAAGGCGAGGAAATAAGCGGATGCTGTATTCAGGCCTCGACAAGGGATTTTGCACGCCTAGGGCAGTTTATTATGGACGGTGCCAAGGTTGAGGGGCAGTCTATTGTACCAGAGGATTGGATGAGTCTTGCGACACAGAGACATTTTGATCTCAATGGGAGATCCTATGGCTATGGCTATCAGTGGTGGATCTATGAGAATGGTGCTTTTGGTGCGCGGGGAATATTTGGTCAAAGTATCTATATAGATCCGAAGCGTAATTTGGTCATTGCCACAAATAGTAACTGGGATGATGCCAGAGGCAGTTCCAAAGGTCAAAATGCTCGCCGTGATGCCTTCCATCAGTCGGTTGTTGATTTGATCGACGCTGAGTCTCATAAGGAATCTTCTGATTAG
- a CDS encoding NAD(P)(+) transhydrogenase (Re/Si-specific) subunit beta codes for MMSFNADQTALLYLVAGVLFIMSLRGLSSPETSRKGNLYGMIGMTIAVLVTLMNLENIQWPWILGGLVVGGGVGLVIARRIPMTDMPQLVAAFHSLVGLAAVFVAAAAAINPTAFGIVDASGAIYTASKLEMSLGIAIGAITFSGSVIAFLKLNGNMSGAPIMLPARHLINLLIAVLIVVSVVLYMMNSSVDLFGVMLAPNDFLWIATGLSFLIGFLLIIPIGGADMPVVVSMLNSYSGWAAAGIGFTLSNSALIVTGALVGSSGAILSYIMCKAMNRGFISVILGGFGGEDAAAASGEVETRPVKQGSADDASFIMKNASKVIIVPGYGMAVAQAQHVLKEMGDMLKAEGVEVKYAIHPVAGRMPGHMNVLLAEANVPYDEVAELEDINSEFAQADVAFVIGANDVTNPAAKTDTASPIYGMPVLDVEKASTVLFIKRGMAAGYAGIQNELFFRDNTMMLFGDAKKMVEDIVKTL; via the coding sequence ATGATGAGTTTTAATGCAGATCAAACAGCCCTTTTATATCTTGTTGCGGGTGTTTTGTTTATTATGTCCCTGCGTGGCCTTTCATCGCCAGAGACATCTCGTAAGGGTAACTTATACGGCATGATCGGTATGACGATTGCTGTACTTGTGACTTTGATGAATTTGGAAAATATTCAATGGCCCTGGATCCTCGGCGGCCTTGTTGTCGGGGGCGGAGTTGGTCTTGTCATCGCGCGACGCATTCCAATGACGGATATGCCCCAATTAGTCGCTGCTTTTCACTCCCTTGTGGGGTTGGCAGCTGTATTTGTTGCTGCAGCTGCTGCAATCAATCCAACAGCCTTTGGTATTGTGGATGCTTCAGGGGCGATTTATACAGCTAGTAAACTTGAGATGAGTTTGGGAATCGCCATTGGTGCGATCACCTTTAGTGGGTCCGTGATAGCTTTTCTAAAATTGAATGGCAATATGTCTGGCGCCCCTATTATGCTGCCGGCACGTCATTTGATTAATTTACTTATTGCGGTCTTGATCGTCGTTTCTGTCGTACTTTACATGATGAATAGTTCAGTTGATCTATTCGGTGTCATGCTCGCGCCCAATGACTTCTTGTGGATTGCCACGGGGTTGTCTTTTTTAATCGGCTTCCTGCTGATCATTCCTATTGGTGGTGCAGATATGCCTGTTGTTGTATCCATGCTGAATTCATATTCTGGTTGGGCCGCGGCAGGGATTGGCTTTACCCTTTCAAACTCTGCTCTGATTGTTACCGGAGCCCTTGTGGGGTCTTCAGGCGCTATTCTCTCTTATATCATGTGTAAGGCTATGAATCGTGGATTTATCAGTGTGATCCTAGGAGGGTTCGGCGGCGAAGATGCCGCTGCAGCTTCAGGGGAAGTTGAGACTCGCCCTGTCAAACAAGGTTCTGCTGATGATGCCAGTTTTATTATGAAGAATGCATCAAAAGTGATCATTGTCCCGGGGTATGGTATGGCCGTGGCACAAGCCCAGCATGTCTTAAAGGAAATGGGTGATATGCTCAAGGCAGAAGGGGTCGAAGTGAAATATGCTATTCACCCAGTTGCAGGGCGTATGCCTGGTCATATGAATGTTCTCTTAGCTGAAGCTAATGTTCCTTACGATGAAGTGGCTGAGCTTGAGGATATCAATAGTGAGTTTGCGCAGGCAGATGTTGCTTTTGTCATTGGTGCAAATGATGTGACCAATCCTGCCGCTAAAACGGATACCGCAAGTCCCATATACGGCATGCCGGTTTTGGATGTTGAAAAAGCATCTACTGTTCTTTTCATTAAGCGGGGAATGGCTGCGGGATATGCGGGCATTCAAAACGAACTTTTCTTCCGAGATAACACAATGATGCTCTTTGGAGATGCGAAGAAAATGGTCGAGGATATCGTGAAGACTCTTTAA
- a CDS encoding NAD(P) transhydrogenase subunit alpha, which produces MEVVSPFIQQFSIFVMAIFVGYYVVWSVTPALHTPLMSVTNAISSVIIVGALIAAGAEGSPIAQALGGVAVGLACVNIFGGFAVTSRMLAMYKKKDKK; this is translated from the coding sequence ATGGAAGTCGTAAGCCCATTTATCCAACAGTTCAGCATTTTTGTTATGGCGATTTTCGTCGGCTACTATGTTGTCTGGTCTGTGACCCCAGCGCTTCATACGCCTTTGATGTCGGTAACGAACGCAATTTCATCTGTGATTATCGTCGGGGCACTTATTGCGGCAGGCGCTGAAGGCAGCCCGATCGCACAGGCGCTTGGCGGCGTTGCTGTGGGGCTAGCTTGTGTCAATATTTTCGGTGGCTTTGCTGTCACCAGTCGCATGCTCGCTATGTATAAGAAAAAAGATAAGAAATAG
- a CDS encoding Re/Si-specific NAD(P)(+) transhydrogenase subunit alpha → MQISVVSEVQDGEGRVAISPDMIKKYVGMGFSVAVQAGAGAGSTFSDEVFKEAGASISDTRESLLSNGDLILSVQSLPKEDLGHVKRGAAALSILNPFGDPEGIKAYAEAGIMGFAMEFMPRISRAQSMDVLSSQSNLAGYKAVLEATHYFGRAMPMMMTAAGTVAPARVFVMGAGVAGLQAIATAKRLGAIVSATDVRAATKEQVESLGGTFVMVESDEEDGETAAGYAKEMSEDYKVKQAALVADHIAKQDIVITTALIPGRPAPKLVSDKMLQSMKPGSVIVDMAVETGGNVEGAQYGEVVDLYGVTVVGLKNLPSRLAADASSLYAKNLYNFLSPFADGEGTLTFDFEDELVSGTCVTKDGAIVHERLREEGN, encoded by the coding sequence ATGCAAATTTCTGTTGTTTCAGAGGTTCAGGACGGAGAAGGTCGTGTCGCCATCTCACCTGATATGATTAAAAAATATGTAGGGATGGGATTTTCGGTCGCCGTCCAAGCCGGTGCGGGTGCGGGATCTACTTTTTCAGATGAGGTCTTTAAAGAGGCTGGCGCTTCCATCAGCGATACTAGAGAAAGTTTGCTCAGCAACGGTGACCTTATTCTGTCTGTTCAGTCGCTGCCTAAAGAAGACTTAGGTCATGTTAAAAGGGGTGCTGCAGCTCTTTCCATCTTAAATCCTTTTGGGGATCCTGAGGGTATTAAGGCCTATGCCGAAGCCGGTATAATGGGCTTTGCAATGGAATTTATGCCGCGTATCTCTAGGGCGCAGTCAATGGACGTCTTATCCAGTCAATCAAACCTGGCAGGGTATAAAGCAGTTCTGGAAGCGACACATTATTTTGGCCGCGCCATGCCAATGATGATGACCGCAGCAGGGACAGTAGCCCCAGCTCGTGTTTTTGTGATGGGTGCAGGCGTGGCTGGCTTGCAGGCGATTGCGACCGCAAAACGCCTCGGGGCTATTGTGAGTGCAACAGATGTCCGAGCAGCAACCAAAGAACAGGTTGAAAGTTTAGGCGGTACCTTTGTCATGGTTGAAAGTGATGAAGAAGACGGCGAAACAGCTGCGGGTTATGCAAAAGAAATGAGCGAGGACTATAAGGTTAAGCAAGCGGCTCTTGTGGCGGATCATATTGCTAAACAAGACATTGTGATTACCACGGCCCTTATTCCAGGGCGGCCTGCTCCAAAGCTCGTGAGCGATAAGATGCTCCAATCGATGAAACCTGGATCTGTTATTGTTGATATGGCAGTTGAGACAGGCGGTAATGTAGAAGGCGCTCAATATGGTGAGGTGGTCGACCTCTACGGTGTTACTGTTGTCGGCTTAAAGAATTTGCCGTCTCGGTTGGCGGCCGATGCCTCTTCCTTATACGCAAAAAATTTATATAACTTTTTGTCTCCTTTCGCCGATGGAGAAGGGACCTTAACTTTTGACTTTGAAGATGAGCTCGTGAGCGGCACCTGTGTAACAAAAGATGGTGCCATTGTTCACGAGCGTTTAAGAGAGGAGGGTAACTAA
- the murI gene encoding glutamate racemase yields MIGVFDSGSGGLTILNALRKNFPSQDFIYLGDHARAPYGHRSNERIVNYTAQACDFLMGKGCDLVILACNTAAAIGGRTLQQNWLPLNYPDNRVLGVLVPMVEAVTGVPWHHETPQEDGPKKHIGLFATKKTVESGSYHREVMKRAPDITLTQHACPGLVDAIEGGAGLKPLTGLIGGYVEEMREMAGCTPDAVVLGCTHFPLVEDCFRLFLGEDIPIYSQPTIVSESLANYLERHSKFRQPGSGKVDLFTTGLEGKRETLAKFLPDDLTTFKSIKL; encoded by the coding sequence ATGATTGGTGTATTTGATAGTGGCTCAGGTGGATTGACAATTCTGAATGCGCTTCGAAAAAACTTCCCAAGTCAAGATTTTATCTATCTTGGTGATCACGCGCGCGCACCCTATGGACATAGGAGCAATGAACGCATTGTCAACTATACGGCTCAAGCGTGTGATTTTCTCATGGGTAAAGGCTGCGATCTTGTGATTTTGGCCTGCAACACTGCCGCAGCAATTGGGGGGCGCACGCTCCAGCAAAATTGGTTACCACTGAACTATCCTGATAATCGCGTTTTGGGTGTCTTAGTGCCAATGGTAGAGGCTGTCACAGGCGTTCCTTGGCATCATGAAACACCGCAAGAGGATGGCCCAAAAAAACACATTGGCCTTTTTGCCACAAAAAAAACCGTTGAAAGTGGTAGCTATCACCGCGAAGTGATGAAGCGGGCCCCAGACATCACCCTTACTCAACATGCCTGCCCAGGCCTTGTCGATGCTATTGAAGGCGGTGCGGGTCTCAAACCTTTAACAGGGTTAATAGGAGGCTATGTTGAAGAAATGCGCGAAATGGCTGGCTGTACGCCTGACGCCGTGGTTCTTGGCTGCACACATTTTCCTTTAGTTGAAGATTGTTTTCGACTTTTTCTTGGAGAAGATATTCCAATCTATAGCCAACCGACAATTGTGTCGGAAAGCTTAGCGAACTATTTAGAAAGACATTCAAAGTTTAGACAGCCTGGAAGTGGGAAAGTAGACTTATTCACCACAGGACTTGAAGGGAAAAGAGAAACGCTAGCAAAGTTTTTGCCAGACGACCTCACCACATTCAAAAGTATTAAGCTTTAA
- a CDS encoding fatty acid desaturase family protein has product MTTVGKLNKRLYRDQVKDLFKPNLKYYFTDFFISYSLMLVGAIIWMIEPSILQWGGYILAVYCAYRCFLFIHENVHLPRKEFAPFVSVWDLLLGSLFLMPTFMYESHMDHHIPKKYGTIKDPEYLPLGGKNYGRLCWFMAEHMVITPLVIFMRFLIGLPVRFLVPPLSRFLDERLTALIINFTYSRVKKADAKVVMRMEASALFFAILFTYLISQDILDIAYLLKGIAIILGALFINALRTLAAHRYANKDLGELNEEEQLIDSLNYTGNPLIGLFMAPIGLRYHALHHLFPTIPYHNLDIAHERIMNSIEDDDPYHKTNINSYTQAILRMPKDDQGV; this is encoded by the coding sequence ATGACAACTGTCGGAAAATTGAACAAGAGACTATACAGAGATCAAGTCAAAGACTTGTTTAAGCCAAATCTGAAATATTACTTCACTGATTTTTTTATCAGCTACTCTTTGATGCTTGTCGGGGCCATCATTTGGATGATTGAACCCTCTATACTACAATGGGGCGGTTATATCCTCGCTGTGTACTGCGCCTATCGCTGCTTCTTATTTATACACGAAAATGTGCATCTTCCCAGGAAGGAGTTTGCACCCTTTGTTAGTGTGTGGGATCTTTTGTTGGGCAGTCTCTTTTTAATGCCCACTTTTATGTACGAAAGTCATATGGACCATCATATTCCTAAAAAATATGGCACGATTAAAGATCCGGAATACCTCCCTCTGGGCGGTAAAAACTATGGACGCCTTTGTTGGTTTATGGCTGAGCATATGGTAATCACACCGCTTGTTATTTTCATGCGCTTTCTTATTGGTTTGCCTGTACGTTTTTTGGTACCGCCTCTTTCTCGGTTTTTAGATGAACGTCTTACAGCCCTCATTATCAACTTCACGTATAGCCGCGTTAAAAAAGCAGATGCGAAAGTTGTGATGCGTATGGAAGCGTCGGCCCTCTTCTTTGCTATACTATTCACCTATTTAATATCCCAAGACATCCTAGACATTGCCTATCTATTAAAAGGAATCGCTATCATTCTAGGAGCCCTTTTCATTAACGCGCTCAGAACCCTAGCTGCACACCGGTATGCAAATAAAGACCTGGGAGAATTGAATGAAGAAGAACAGCTGATCGACAGCTTAAACTATACAGGAAACCCTCTTATTGGTCTGTTTATGGCGCCGATTGGACTACGCTATCATGCTCTTCATCATTTATTTCCAACCATCCCTTATCATAATCTTGATATAGCCCATGAGCGAATTATGAACAGCATTGAAGACGATGATCCTTATCATAAGACGAATATCAACAGCTATACCCAAGCCATTCTTAGAATGCCAAAGGACGATCAAGGCGTTTAA